The DNA region TCCTTTCTTCGCTGGCTACCGCCCGCAGTTCTACATCCGCACCACGGACGTGACCGGTCAAATCACCGCCTTCACTGCGGAAGATGGCAGCAACGTGGAAATGGTGATGCCCGGAGACAATATCCAGATGACGGGGGAATTGATCTGCCCAGTCGCTATGGAAATGGGCATGCGTTTTGCCATCCGTGAGGGTGGACGCACCATTGGTGCGGGCGTCGTCTCCAAGATCATCGAGTGATCGAACCGGGATGATTGCAGGGATGGGCTGACCAGTGTCAGGCCATCCCTTAGCATTCATGAACGAAGTGAACGTTGCCAAGACACGTTCAATCTGCACCTCGACAATCCACCTCTCGTGATCTCCCTAGGAGATTTCTTCGCGCTTCATGTCCACTGCAATTGCCCAGCAGAAGATCCGAATCCGTTTGAAGGCGTTCGACCGCCGCATGCTGGATCTGTCCTGCGACAAGATCATCGAAACTGCCGATAACACTGCTGCAACGGCGATCGGCCCCATTCCTCTTCCCACCAAGCGCAAGATCTACTGCGTGCTCCGCTCCCCCCACGTGGACAAGGATTCACGGGAACATTTCGAGACACGCACCCATCGCCGCATCATTGATATCTACAGTCCTTCTGCCAAGACGATCGACGCATTGATGAAACTCGATCTGCCCAGCGGCGTGGATATCGAGGTGAAGCTCTAAGCCGAGCACGGTCATTCGGTCAGCTGCCTAAGATTCGATTCCTCAGTAATTTCATGCGTGGCTGACCTGTCCGTCAGAGAGCTTCCCCTATTTCCTCTGCCGGATCTCGTTCTGTTCCCTAGCGACGTGCTGCCGTTGCACATCTTCGAGTCGCGTTACCGGATGATGCTGCAGAGCGTCTTGGAAAGTGATCGACGTTTTGGCGTCGTTCGTTGGGATCCCCGCAGCCAAAGGATGGCTTCCATCGGCTGTTGTGCCGAAGTGATCCAGCATCAGACAGGCGACGACGGGCGCAGCAACGTCGTGACGCTCGGACAGCAGCGTTTCAGGGTGCTGAATGTGACCCGTGAGACTCCTTTCCGCACTGCCATGGTGAGCTGGATTGAGGATGAGCCAGAGAGCGACATCGATCAGCTTCATACTCTCAGCGATTCCGTTACAAAAGCCCTCAGAGATGTGGTCGAGCTGACGGCAAAGCTCACGGATTCCCCCACAGCACTTCCTGACGATCTGCCCGACCTGCCGAGAGAGCTCTCGTTCTGGATCGGTGCTCACCTCGGTGGCCCCGTGGCCGATCAACAGCAGGAACTTCTGGAACTCACGAGTACCCGTACCCGGCTCGAACAGGAGTTCGAAATGCTCGATGAAACCCGTCGCCAGCTGGCAGCACGCACCGTGCTGCGCGACACCCTCTCTTCAGCCGATTCCGGCAACGGTTGATGCCTGTCACCACTTTCCTGGCTCCGGCCGTGATCGGGCTCGCAGCCGCTGCGGGAGCCTATGCACTCTGGACTCGACGAAGCCGGACCTATCAGTCCAGTGAAAGCGTCGCTTCTGCTTATGACGCCTGGACCGAAGACCGACTGCTCGAGACTCTCTGGGGAGAGCACGTGCACTTGGGACATTATGGGGACCCTCCGATTCGGCGGGATTTCCGCCGTGCCAAAGCCGATTTCGTGCACGAATTGGTGCATTGGAGTGGGTTGGATCGCCTCCCTCCCGGATCAAGAGTGCTTGATGTGGGCTGCGGGATCGGCGGCAGCGCCCGGATTCTTGCCAGAGACTACGGCTTTGACGTGCTTGGCATCAGCATCAGTCCCGCACAGATCCAACGGGCTACGGATTTAACACCGGACAACCTGTCCTGCCGCTTTGCCGTGATGGACGCGCTGAACCTGAATCTTGCGGACGCTGAATTCGACGGTGTGTGGAGTGTGGAGGCAGGCCCACACATGCCGGATAAGCAACGGTTTGCTGATGAGCTACTCAGGGTTCTCAAACCAGGTGGAGCTCTGGCTGTCGCTGATTGGAACCGTCGTGATCCTCGCGATGGTGCACTTGATGCCCGCGAACGCTGGGTGATGCATCAGCTGCTGACCCAGTGGGCTCATCCCGAATTCGCCAGCATCCCGGGGTTTCAGCACAACCTCGAATGCAGCAGTCAGCGCCGAGGGCTGATCGACACAGGTGACTGGACCAGGGCGACTCTCCCTTCCTGGAATGAATCGATCCTGGAAGGGTTTCGCCGACCCGCAGCAGTGCTCAAACTCGGCCCGCCCGCCCTGCTTCAAGGCCTGCGTGAAACTCCCACAATGCTGTTGATGCGCTGGGCGTTCGCCCGGGGAATGATGCAATTCGGCGTGTTCCGCCTCGCCTCTGGTTAGTTGAATTCCGAGCTGGGATAAGCACCGAAATTGGCCAGATGCTCACACAGTGGGCTGAGATGCGTCTCCAGCTTTGTCAGTACGCCATCCGCACAGGAAGCTGGCAACTCCACATCCACAAAAAACACGTATTCACCCAACGCGCGTTTCGACGGTCTCGACTCGATCCTGCTCATGTTCAGCCCGAGCCCCGCAATCGCCTGAAGAGCTTCGATCAGAGCCCCAGGAGCATTGCGATGCAGAGAGAAAGCCAGGCTGGCGAGCTGACCATCGCGCAGACGCTCGCCGCGATGCAGCAACAGAAAGCGGGTCCTGTTGCCCACCACATCATTCACCGGGAACGCCAGTTCCCCTAGACCCTGCAATTCGCCAACGCACCGATCCGCAATTGCTGCTCTGAAACGGCTGCCTTTAACCATCCGCGCAGCTTCTGCTGTGGATGTGGTTGGCAGTTGGAGCGCCTGCGGAAGATGGGTTGCCAACCAGCCGCTGCATTGCGCCAGCGCCTGAGGGTGAGACAGCACCTCCGTCACGCTCTCTATCGAACCACTACTGAGCAGGGCGTGGCGGATCGGAAGAACCAAAGCACGTCGAATGCACAGATCGGGATGAGACCAGAGGGCATCAAGACTGGCCGTGACACCACCTTCAACGGAGTTCTCAACAGGCACTACAGCAGCCTCGCAACGGCCATCAGCCACATGGTCGACCACTGAACGCAGCCCGGTGCATGCCACCAACTCAGCATCACTGAATTGTTCTAACCGGGTCATCTCTTTGGCCGCTCGCTCTCCATAGGTGCCTTCCGGCCCAAGAAACGCCATCCGAATCGGCATGGATCCAAGCACTTGCATCGATAGGATCATGCCGCGTCAGCACAAGGGGCATGACCCTTGCCTTCCGCGCCAGTCAGCATCTCGATCTGCCGGTCGCCAACCAGACCGAACACCTGCGCAGCTACCTGCAACAGGAAGACCGAGTGATCAAAGCTCTTCTGGATGCGCGTCAGCTCGACAGAATCGGTCCTGGTCGTTACCGATACACCGTCACCACACTGCAAGTTTTTCAGCTGCAGGTCTGTCCTGTCGTTTCGCTGAAGATCGAGCAGGGTGATGGCACCATCACCATTCAGGCGACCGATGCCACGCTGGATGGACTTGGCCTTGTGGACGACTTCCAGCTGAGCCTGGAAGCATTGCTTGAAGTGGCGGATCACGGCTTGCAGGGCGAGGCGAAGCTCGGAGTCCATGTCAGTCAGCCACCACTGCTGAAGCTGATTCCGAAACGAGTGCTGGAAAGCACAGGCGAGTCGATTCTGAACGGCATCCTGATGACGATTAAAGGTCGGGTTGGGCGACAGCTGGTGCGAGATTTTCAGGACTGGGCACTGCAGCCACCGGCGAAGGAGACAACAAGTACGGAGCAGCGCTCAGACCCCGGAGAACACCTTGGTGAGGAAGGTGTGACGATGCATCGGAGTGGGACCTGAGACCAGCAGGGCCGCTCGATGTTGAGCGGTGCCATATCCGGCATGGCGTTCCAATGCGTAACCAGGGAAACGTCGCGCCAGACGACGAATCAAAGCATCACGCGCTTCTTTTGCCAGCACGCTGGCGGCAGCAATTGAAGCCTCACAGCTGTCACCCCGCACGATGGTGCGCTGAGCTCCCGTCCAGGGACGCAGAGGCAGCACTCCATCCACCAGAACCAACTCGGGGACCTGGGGGAGTTTTTGAAGAGCACGAAGCATCGCAAGCTCCGTCGCCACCCTGATCCCCTTGGCATCCACATCACGCGCGGCCGCCTGCCCAAGTGCCCAGCTGGTCGCTCGAGCTTCAATCTCGGGAACCAGCGCAGCTCGGCGCTTGGGAGAGAGGGCTTTGCTATCGGTCAGGCCGAGATCGGAGAGTTGATTCGCGGCAGGATCAGTGAGGATGACCGCCGCAGCGAAGACAGGGCCGAACCAGCATCCACGGCCAACCTCATCAACTCCAGCAATCACTCGGCAGTAGCGGATGACCGTCGCCGGCGCCGACCCGGCCGGGCCTCTTCAGCGGGCTGCTCAGGCTCGGCAACTGCTGCTGCAACGGGTTCAGGGAGCTTTGACTCAGGTCCAGCAACCGATTGCGACGGTGTCGGGGCGCCATGGGTAGGAGTCACCTCCAGTGGGGTGATCTCAACCAGCAAGGGTGCCTCTTCAGCGGTTCCCGAGGCAGGCACGGGCGAAGGTGCCGGGGCGGTTGAACCATTGCGCGCACCACCTCGACCACCACGGGAGCCGCGACGGCGGCGGCGACCTGAATTGGCAGCCAACTGCTGGCGTGCGTCCTCCAGAACTGAGTCGGCATCTTCACCCGGTCGCACCACACGCACTAGCAGGTTGTCATTTTCGGGAGGTGGATCCAGCAGAAGCACAGGGTTCAGCCCCAACCAGCCAAAGACCCTTTCTTGGTCGTCGTCCATCGGCACTGCGACCAGTTCGGGATCCTGGCGGCGGTTGGAGCCCGCAGGCTCGATGGCATCCGATGTGGATTCAGCGGCAACAGTCGTCTCAAGGGGCGAGTCAACCAATTTGGTCTCAGTGGATCCATTAAGCCGGCTGCGGCCACCACGACGTCGGCGACCTCCTCCTGAATCAACAGAGGCAGGGACTTCCGCACGCGCCGATGTTGAAGACCTCACCAGGCCTGTAGCGGCAGCTTGAGGCTGAGGAAGATCCTTCCCAGGCAGCACGGCCTCGTAACCAGGGGAGACTCGACCGAACAGCTCGTAAATGTTCTGACCCTGACGCTTGCGCGTCATCTCAACCAAGCCCAGCTCGGTGAGTTGTGCGATCTGAGGGCGTGCCATGTCATCGCGCATCGCCGTCATGAAATGCTCCAGCAGCTGCAACTGATCACGACGGGAATCCATGTCGATGAAGTCGACGACGATCACACCACCGATGTTGCGGAGCTTCAACTGCCGTCCAATCTCGACAGCCGCTTCGCAGTTGGTCCAGAGAACCGTCTCACGAGCATTGGCGGAACGGGTGAACGAGCCCGAGTTCACGTCGATCACGGTGAGAGCCTCCGTGGGCTCGATGATCACGTAACCGCCGGATGGAAGATCCACCCTCGGTTTCAAAGCATCACGGATGGCCGCATTCACCTTGAAGTGCTCAAGCAGCTCGTCGGATTCGGTGTGTGCCTCCACCAACACGTTGGCCCCTTCCTGGCCCAGGAAGGTGGTCACACGGTCGACAGCGGCGGCATTATCGAGCACCACACGGGATAGGTCAGGGCCGATGTGATCTCTAAGAATCCGATGGATGAAATCCTCGTCCCGGTTGAGCAGAACAGGCGGCGAAGCGATTTCAGCGGCTTTCTGAATCGCTTCCCACTGACGCAGCAAAGACTCGAGATCATCGATGAGTAGGTCTTCACTGACTCCCTCCGCTTCCGTGCGGACGAGCAGACCAGCACCCGGCGGTTTCACCAACACCCCTAGAGCTCGTAGGCGATTGCGCTCTCCTTCGGCGCTGATGCGACGGGAGATATTCACTCCCTGACCACTGGGCTGCAACACCAGATAACGGCCTGGAAGAGCCAGATTTCCGGTAAGACGAGGGCCCTTTGTGCCGGTGGGCTCTTTCATCACCTGAACGAGAACCTTTTGGCGCGGTTCGAGCAGCTCAGTGATGCCTGCAGAACCTTTTTTGAGGCGCAGCGGGCCCAGGTCGCTCACATGGATGAAACCGTTTTTCTCACTCTCACCGATGTTCACAAAGGCGGCGTCAATCCCCGGGAGCACGTTCTCCACCGTTCCGAGGTACACGTCACCGATCTGATAGCGGCCTTGCGCCACGATCAGCTCATCAACGCGGTCATCGGACAGAACCGCTGCAATTCGCAGCTGCTCGGCGATGACAATTTGCTGGGGCATAAACAGGAACTGACGACGCCCGTCAGGGCAGATACCAATCAGTGAGCCGCTGGCTCCTTGATCGGGGGTGAATTGGAATTGCTTTGAGAAGACCCTTCGGTCGAAATGGCACGGAGCGAATCGCTCCTATGGCATCAATATCAGCGCTAGGGCGCTGGCTGGAGCTGAGGCCTAGGCCTCTGGTTCCAAACAATGATTGGGACAATGAAGTCCGGGACGAATCCGTGGCTCAAGCCTCTGGATTGAAGTCCTCATTTGAATTTAGCACTGCAACAGAGTCAGCTCGATCCGTCGAACACGGGAGAGTGACAAGTCAAACCCCAGATGTTGCGAGAGCCAGAA from Synechococcus sp. UW179A includes:
- a CDS encoding Rne/Rng family ribonuclease, producing MPQQIVIAEQLRIAAVLSDDRVDELIVAQGRYQIGDVYLGTVENVLPGIDAAFVNIGESEKNGFIHVSDLGPLRLKKGSAGITELLEPRQKVLVQVMKEPTGTKGPRLTGNLALPGRYLVLQPSGQGVNISRRISAEGERNRLRALGVLVKPPGAGLLVRTEAEGVSEDLLIDDLESLLRQWEAIQKAAEIASPPVLLNRDEDFIHRILRDHIGPDLSRVVLDNAAAVDRVTTFLGQEGANVLVEAHTESDELLEHFKVNAAIRDALKPRVDLPSGGYVIIEPTEALTVIDVNSGSFTRSANARETVLWTNCEAAVEIGRQLKLRNIGGVIVVDFIDMDSRRDQLQLLEHFMTAMRDDMARPQIAQLTELGLVEMTRKRQGQNIYELFGRVSPGYEAVLPGKDLPQPQAAATGLVRSSTSARAEVPASVDSGGGRRRRGGRSRLNGSTETKLVDSPLETTVAAESTSDAIEPAGSNRRQDPELVAVPMDDDQERVFGWLGLNPVLLLDPPPENDNLLVRVVRPGEDADSVLEDARQQLAANSGRRRRRGSRGGRGGARNGSTAPAPSPVPASGTAEEAPLLVEITPLEVTPTHGAPTPSQSVAGPESKLPEPVAAAVAEPEQPAEEARPGRRRRRSSATAE
- a CDS encoding ribonuclease HII → MIAGVDEVGRGCWFGPVFAAAVILTDPAANQLSDLGLTDSKALSPKRRAALVPEIEARATSWALGQAAARDVDAKGIRVATELAMLRALQKLPQVPELVLVDGVLPLRPWTGAQRTIVRGDSCEASIAAASVLAKEARDALIRRLARRFPGYALERHAGYGTAQHRAALLVSGPTPMHRHTFLTKVFSGV
- a CDS encoding methyltransferase domain-containing protein; this encodes MPVTTFLAPAVIGLAAAAGAYALWTRRSRTYQSSESVASAYDAWTEDRLLETLWGEHVHLGHYGDPPIRRDFRRAKADFVHELVHWSGLDRLPPGSRVLDVGCGIGGSARILARDYGFDVLGISISPAQIQRATDLTPDNLSCRFAVMDALNLNLADAEFDGVWSVEAGPHMPDKQRFADELLRVLKPGGALAVADWNRRDPRDGALDARERWVMHQLLTQWAHPEFASIPGFQHNLECSSQRRGLIDTGDWTRATLPSWNESILEGFRRPAAVLKLGPPALLQGLRETPTMLLMRWAFARGMMQFGVFRLASG
- a CDS encoding DUF1997 domain-containing protein — encoded protein: MTLAFRASQHLDLPVANQTEHLRSYLQQEDRVIKALLDARQLDRIGPGRYRYTVTTLQVFQLQVCPVVSLKIEQGDGTITIQATDATLDGLGLVDDFQLSLEALLEVADHGLQGEAKLGVHVSQPPLLKLIPKRVLESTGESILNGILMTIKGRVGRQLVRDFQDWALQPPAKETTSTEQRSDPGEHLGEEGVTMHRSGT
- the rpsJ gene encoding 30S ribosomal protein S10, with amino-acid sequence MSTAIAQQKIRIRLKAFDRRMLDLSCDKIIETADNTAATAIGPIPLPTKRKIYCVLRSPHVDKDSREHFETRTHRRIIDIYSPSAKTIDALMKLDLPSGVDIEVKL
- the pheA gene encoding prephenate dehydratase, which produces MPIRMAFLGPEGTYGERAAKEMTRLEQFSDAELVACTGLRSVVDHVADGRCEAAVVPVENSVEGGVTASLDALWSHPDLCIRRALVLPIRHALLSSGSIESVTEVLSHPQALAQCSGWLATHLPQALQLPTTSTAEAARMVKGSRFRAAIADRCVGELQGLGELAFPVNDVVGNRTRFLLLHRGERLRDGQLASLAFSLHRNAPGALIEALQAIAGLGLNMSRIESRPSKRALGEYVFFVDVELPASCADGVLTKLETHLSPLCEHLANFGAYPSSEFN
- a CDS encoding LON peptidase substrate-binding domain-containing protein; translated protein: MADLSVRELPLFPLPDLVLFPSDVLPLHIFESRYRMMLQSVLESDRRFGVVRWDPRSQRMASIGCCAEVIQHQTGDDGRSNVVTLGQQRFRVLNVTRETPFRTAMVSWIEDEPESDIDQLHTLSDSVTKALRDVVELTAKLTDSPTALPDDLPDLPRELSFWIGAHLGGPVADQQQELLELTSTRTRLEQEFEMLDETRRQLAARTVLRDTLSSADSGNG